One part of the Thiothrix nivea DSM 5205 genome encodes these proteins:
- the oppB gene encoding oligopeptide ABC transporter permease OppB, producing MLHYLFKRLAGALPTLLVIVTLAFFLVRLAPGGPFDRERPVPPEIQANLDRAYHLDQPLPVQYGYYLLNIARGDFGPSFKYKDHSVSELIAEGFPVSMQLGLSAMLLALLVGIPAGMLAALKQNQPLDHAVMALAMTGITIPNFVMAPLLALVFGVFLHWLPVAGWNQGWKSAVLPVIALALPQIAYAARMMRASMLETLGSPHIRTAFAKGLPLGLILRRHVLKGALLPVISWLGPATAAIITGSVVIEQIFGIPGIGRHFVQGALNRDYTLVMGVVVFYGALIIAMNLLVDVTYGLVDPRVRYE from the coding sequence GTGTTGCATTATCTTTTCAAACGCTTGGCTGGCGCATTGCCTACCCTGCTGGTGATCGTCACGCTGGCTTTTTTCCTTGTCCGGCTGGCGCCCGGCGGGCCGTTTGACCGTGAGCGCCCGGTTCCGCCAGAAATCCAGGCCAATCTGGATCGCGCCTACCACTTGGATCAGCCATTGCCGGTGCAATACGGCTATTACTTGCTGAACATAGCGCGGGGGGATTTCGGCCCCTCCTTCAAATACAAGGATCACAGCGTCAGCGAGTTGATTGCGGAAGGCTTTCCCGTGTCGATGCAACTGGGGCTATCCGCCATGCTGCTGGCGCTGCTGGTTGGTATCCCCGCCGGGATGCTGGCAGCACTGAAGCAGAACCAGCCGCTGGATCATGCAGTAATGGCACTGGCGATGACCGGCATCACCATCCCCAATTTCGTGATGGCACCATTGCTGGCGCTGGTGTTTGGGGTATTCCTGCACTGGCTGCCGGTAGCGGGTTGGAATCAGGGCTGGAAATCAGCGGTGCTGCCGGTGATTGCACTGGCATTGCCACAGATTGCCTACGCGGCGCGGATGATGCGTGCCAGTATGCTGGAAACCTTGGGCAGCCCGCACATCCGCACCGCGTTCGCCAAGGGTTTGCCGTTGGGGCTGATCCTGCGGCGGCATGTGCTGAAAGGAGCACTACTGCCGGTGATCTCCTGGCTAGGGCCGGCGACGGCGGCGATCATTACCGGCTCGGTGGTGATCGAGCAGATATTCGGGATTCCGGGTATCGGGCGGCATTTCGTGCAAGGGGCACTGAACCGGGATTACACGCTGGTGATGGGCGTGGTGGTGTTTTACGGGGCGCTGATCATTGCGATGAATCTACTGGTGGATGTGACTTACGGGCTGGTTGATCCGAGGGTGCGGTATGAGTAA
- a CDS encoding CopG family ribbon-helix-helix protein, which translates to MSKESIGFRIETEKRSALDQLAQTMQLDRSTLINEAIDAYLELHYWQVELIRKRLAAADAGEEGVAHEEVFSNLRKRLQGQLN; encoded by the coding sequence ATGTCGAAAGAATCCATCGGGTTCCGCATTGAAACCGAGAAACGCAGTGCGCTGGACCAACTGGCGCAAACCATGCAGCTTGACCGTTCCACCCTGATCAATGAGGCCATCGACGCTTATCTGGAACTGCACTACTGGCAGGTGGAGCTGATCCGCAAGCGGCTGGCGGCAGCAGATGCCGGGGAGGAAGGCGTCGCCCACGAGGAAGTATTTTCCAATCTGCGCAAACGGCTGCAAGGGCAATTGAACTGA
- a CDS encoding ArsR/SmtB family transcription factor yields the protein MQEQDYRITLDGVPVEEDSIEAVCRSLKAASHPLRLKIMCLLKNTDMTVQEIVDHVGTTQSNVSQHLAIMRDKGLLLSSKVSNRVYYRLSDSHVALLDACSPLK from the coding sequence ATGCAAGAGCAAGATTATCGCATCACATTGGACGGTGTGCCGGTGGAAGAAGACAGCATTGAAGCTGTATGCCGTTCCCTCAAGGCGGCTTCCCACCCGCTGCGGCTGAAAATCATGTGCCTGCTGAAAAATACTGACATGACTGTACAGGAAATTGTCGATCATGTCGGCACGACCCAGAGCAATGTTTCCCAGCATCTGGCGATCATGCGTGATAAAGGACTTTTATTGTCAAGCAAGGTTTCCAATCGTGTTTATTACCGGTTGTCTGATTCCCATGTTGCCCTCCTGGATGCTTGTTCCCCTTTAAAATAA
- a CDS encoding type II toxin-antitoxin system RelE/ParE family toxin produces MLIVWQQGAIRDLDAVFEFIGMENPPAALTVCELLEKRVGQLAEHPFLGRPGRVEATRELVVAGTPFIVVYRIKSNQVDILAVLHTARRWPEAF; encoded by the coding sequence ATGCTGATTGTCTGGCAACAAGGGGCAATCCGCGATCTGGATGCCGTGTTTGAATTCATTGGCATGGAAAACCCACCTGCCGCCTTGACCGTGTGTGAGCTGCTCGAGAAACGGGTCGGGCAACTGGCAGAACATCCTTTCCTGGGCAGACCGGGGCGGGTGGAAGCTACCCGTGAACTGGTGGTGGCGGGTACGCCGTTTATTGTGGTGTACCGGATCAAGAGTAACCAAGTGGATATTTTGGCGGTTTTGCATACGGCGCGGCGTTGGCCGGAGGCGTTTTGA
- a CDS encoding ABC transporter permease subunit: MSNSLWGKAWRRLLRNRMAVGSALVLLAIGLLCLLGPLFSSHPYDEIYWDNMGTPPDWANGFWFGTDANGRDLFTRTLIGGRISLMVGLAATSVSLLIGVLYGAAAGYLGGRTDALMMRFVDVLYALPFMFFVILLMVYFGRSIFLIFVAIGAVEWLTMARIVRGQALSLKGRTFVEAARVSGVSHFGIIRRHIVPNTLGSVIVYATLTVPQVILFESFLSFLGLGVQEPLTSWGVLIAEGAQQMETAPWMLLFPAGFLAVTLFCLNFLGDGLRDALDPKNI; encoded by the coding sequence ATGAGTAATTCGCTATGGGGAAAAGCATGGCGGCGGTTGTTGCGTAACCGGATGGCAGTGGGCAGTGCGCTGGTGTTGCTGGCTATTGGTTTGCTGTGTTTGTTGGGGCCGCTGTTCAGCTCGCACCCTTACGATGAAATTTATTGGGACAATATGGGTACGCCGCCAGACTGGGCGAATGGTTTCTGGTTTGGGACGGATGCGAATGGGCGCGACCTGTTCACGCGCACGCTGATTGGGGGAAGGATTTCCCTGATGGTGGGTCTGGCGGCGACCAGCGTGAGCCTACTGATTGGGGTATTGTACGGCGCGGCGGCAGGCTACCTGGGCGGGCGCACCGATGCGCTGATGATGCGCTTTGTGGATGTGTTGTACGCCCTTCCCTTCATGTTTTTCGTCATCCTGCTGATGGTGTATTTCGGGCGCAGTATTTTCCTGATCTTCGTGGCAATTGGTGCGGTGGAATGGCTGACGATGGCACGGATTGTGCGGGGTCAGGCATTGTCGCTGAAAGGGCGCACGTTCGTGGAAGCAGCGCGGGTCAGCGGGGTCAGCCATTTCGGCATCATCCGCCGTCATATCGTGCCGAATACACTGGGATCGGTGATCGTGTACGCGACGCTGACGGTGCCGCAGGTGATTTTGTTCGAGTCGTTCCTAAGTTTCTTGGGGCTGGGGGTGCAGGAGCCGCTGACCAGTTGGGGCGTGCTGATTGCCGAAGGTGCGCAACAAATGGAAACCGCGCCGTGGATGCTGCTGTTCCCGGCGGGGTTTCTGGCGGTGACGCTGTTTTGCCTGAATTTCCTGGGGGATGGGTTGCGGGATGCGCTGGATCCGAAAAATATTTGA